The Burkholderia lata genome contains a region encoding:
- a CDS encoding UDP-glucose 4-epimerase family protein: protein MSRIVVTGANGFVGHAVCRLALAAGYTVTALVRRPGGCIEGVREWVHDAPDFEGVAGAWPEDLQADCVIHLAARVHVMHDESPDPDAAFDATNVAGTLRVADAARMHGVRRFVFASSIKVVGEGDAGVPLAEDAVPDPQDAYGRSKLRAEQQLARLGEAGLEVVVVRPPLVYGPGVRANFLRMMDAVFRGAPLPLAAIPARRSVVYVDNLADALLHCAIDPRAAGECFHVADDDAPSVAGLLRMVGDALGKPARLFPVPAGALRALGRLTGRSAVVDRLTGSLQLDTGRLRRVLNWHPPYTTRQGLEATAAWYRSRHIQK from the coding sequence GTGAGCCGCATTGTCGTAACCGGTGCGAACGGTTTCGTCGGCCACGCTGTGTGCCGACTTGCGCTGGCGGCGGGGTATACCGTCACGGCGCTGGTGCGCCGGCCGGGTGGGTGTATCGAGGGCGTGCGAGAGTGGGTGCACGACGCACCTGACTTCGAGGGAGTCGCTGGTGCGTGGCCCGAAGATTTGCAGGCCGATTGCGTGATCCATCTGGCCGCGCGGGTACACGTGATGCACGACGAATCCCCCGATCCGGACGCCGCCTTCGATGCGACCAACGTAGCGGGCACGTTGCGGGTTGCCGACGCAGCGCGCATGCATGGTGTGCGCCGGTTCGTCTTCGCGAGCAGCATCAAGGTAGTGGGCGAGGGCGACGCGGGCGTACCGCTCGCGGAGGATGCCGTCCCGGACCCGCAGGATGCATATGGGCGCTCGAAGCTGCGTGCCGAGCAGCAGCTGGCCCGGCTCGGTGAGGCCGGTCTCGAAGTCGTCGTCGTCCGTCCGCCGCTCGTCTACGGGCCGGGGGTACGCGCCAATTTCCTCCGGATGATGGATGCCGTATTCCGCGGTGCGCCCTTGCCATTGGCCGCGATTCCTGCTCGTCGCAGCGTTGTCTATGTCGACAACCTTGCCGATGCCCTGCTGCACTGCGCAATCGATCCGCGTGCGGCGGGCGAGTGCTTCCACGTCGCTGACGACGACGCGCCCTCGGTTGCCGGATTGCTGCGGATGGTCGGTGACGCGCTCGGCAAGCCGGCAAGGCTGTTCCCGGTGCCGGCAGGTGCGTTGCGCGCGCTCGGTCGGCTGACCGGTCGAAGCGCTGTAGTCGATCGCCTGACGGGCAGCCTGCAGCTCGACACGGGGCGCTTGAGGCGGGTACTGAATTGGCATCCGCCATATACGACGCGGCAGGGCCTCGAGGCAACGGCCGCATGGTATCGTTCGCGCCACATACAGAAATAG
- a CDS encoding MraY family glycosyltransferase — protein sequence MHFTINTWFAAVAVATGAAVATTTILRVLLATGLAWRLATDIPNERSLHTRPTPRVGGWGIVPVCVVALLWLAPQMWFIAVAAAGLAALSQLDDRRGLPARVRFAAHLTAVVALIVIYPAAAPWWLLVGIGFVMVWLTNLYNFMDGADGLAGGMALFGFGAYAIAALSGAQPSPDLVVAGGAIAGAAFGFLLLNFHPARLFLGDAGSIPLGFMAGALGYWGWHGGIWPVWFPAAVFAPFIADASVTLLRRLLRGEKFWQAHREHYYQRMVRSGMSHERTAVYWYLIMLLGIVVAFWALGRPVLLQWLVFLAWYGVLMCIGVAIDMRWRRLRTVIDNNS from the coding sequence ATGCACTTCACGATTAACACGTGGTTTGCCGCGGTAGCAGTGGCAACGGGCGCGGCCGTCGCCACGACGACGATCCTGCGCGTGCTGCTCGCCACCGGACTGGCGTGGCGACTTGCCACCGACATCCCAAATGAACGCTCGCTGCATACGCGCCCGACGCCGCGCGTCGGTGGCTGGGGCATCGTGCCGGTCTGCGTTGTCGCATTGCTGTGGCTCGCGCCACAGATGTGGTTCATCGCCGTGGCGGCGGCGGGGCTGGCGGCCCTGTCGCAGCTCGACGATCGGCGCGGGCTACCCGCTCGTGTGCGGTTTGCGGCGCATTTGACCGCGGTCGTGGCGCTGATCGTCATCTACCCGGCCGCCGCCCCATGGTGGCTGCTCGTGGGGATTGGTTTCGTGATGGTCTGGCTGACCAATCTCTACAATTTCATGGACGGAGCGGACGGCCTCGCCGGCGGCATGGCGCTGTTCGGCTTCGGAGCCTACGCCATTGCGGCACTGTCCGGCGCGCAACCGTCCCCGGATCTCGTCGTCGCGGGCGGGGCGATCGCGGGGGCCGCGTTCGGCTTTTTGCTGCTGAACTTCCATCCGGCGCGACTGTTTCTTGGCGACGCAGGTTCGATCCCTCTCGGATTCATGGCCGGCGCGCTCGGCTATTGGGGCTGGCACGGTGGCATTTGGCCGGTCTGGTTTCCGGCGGCGGTGTTCGCCCCGTTTATTGCCGATGCATCTGTAACGCTTCTGAGACGTTTGTTACGCGGAGAAAAGTTCTGGCAAGCGCACCGGGAGCACTATTATCAGAGGATGGTGCGTTCCGGCATGAGTCACGAGCGTACTGCCGTTTATTGGTACCTCATCATGCTCCTGGGCATCGTCGTCGCCTTCTGGGCGCTCGGTCGTCCTGTCCTGCTGCAATGGTTGGTGTTCCTGGCGTGGTATGGCGTGCTGATGTGTATCGGCGTGGCGATCGACATGCGCTGGCGCCGGCTGCGGACGGTCATTGATAACAATTCGTGA
- a CDS encoding polysaccharide biosynthesis protein, producing the protein MLRSKASWLSLSAFLFDLLAVVVAWLFAYLVRFNGSVPPDFLRGSLTALAWVLPVYALTFHLFGLYRGLWVFASLPDLVRISKALAGGGVIVMIGAVMFQPSPIIPRSVLLVSPLMLFLMMGGARALYRAMKEFYLYGGLVGQGKPVLVIGAGTAGANLARELSRSGEWRLVGLLDDDQTKQGREIYGYKVLGSLDDVAHWTEALKIEYAIVAIPSASVEVQRRTATLCVRAGLKVMVLPSLTALMPGQGFLSQIREIDLEDLLGRDAVTIDTPHVEALLRGRVVMVTGAGGSIGSELCRQILRFAPAQLVAFDLSEYAMYRLTEELRERFPDQPVVPIIGDAKDSLLLDQVMSRHVPHIVFHAAAYKHVPLMEEHNAWQALRNNVLGTYRVARAAIRHDVRHFVLISTDKAVNPTNVMGASKRLAEMACQALQQTSGRTQFETVRFGNVLGSAGSVIPKFQQQIAKGGPVTVTHPQITRFFMTIPEASQLVLQASSMGHGGEIFILDMGEPVKIVDLACDLIRLYGFSEDQIQIEFTGLRPGEKLYEELLADDETTTRTPHPKLRIARAREVPDNFLDELLPWLMQHRVLPDDEVRRDLRRWVPEYQTAVPPTLQSVPSVRVVSNG; encoded by the coding sequence ATGTTGCGATCCAAAGCATCATGGCTGTCACTCAGTGCTTTCCTGTTCGATCTGCTGGCGGTTGTCGTCGCGTGGTTGTTCGCCTATCTTGTTCGCTTCAACGGTAGCGTTCCGCCCGATTTCCTGAGGGGTTCGCTGACTGCGCTCGCCTGGGTGCTTCCCGTCTATGCGCTGACGTTCCACCTGTTCGGCCTGTATCGCGGACTGTGGGTGTTCGCGAGCCTGCCGGACCTGGTGCGGATTTCGAAGGCGCTTGCGGGCGGCGGCGTGATTGTGATGATCGGCGCCGTGATGTTCCAGCCGTCGCCGATCATCCCGCGTTCCGTGCTGCTGGTCTCCCCGCTGATGCTGTTCCTGATGATGGGCGGCGCTCGTGCGCTGTATCGCGCGATGAAGGAGTTTTACCTGTACGGCGGCCTCGTCGGGCAGGGCAAGCCGGTGCTCGTGATCGGCGCGGGCACGGCAGGCGCGAACCTGGCGCGCGAATTGTCGCGCTCGGGCGAATGGCGTCTCGTCGGCCTGCTGGATGACGACCAGACGAAGCAGGGCCGCGAAATCTACGGCTACAAGGTGCTCGGCTCGCTCGACGACGTCGCGCACTGGACCGAGGCACTGAAGATCGAATACGCGATCGTGGCGATTCCGTCCGCGTCGGTCGAGGTGCAGCGCCGGACGGCGACCCTCTGCGTGCGCGCCGGCTTGAAAGTGATGGTGCTGCCGTCGCTGACCGCACTGATGCCGGGGCAGGGCTTCCTGTCCCAGATCCGTGAGATCGACCTCGAGGATCTGCTCGGCCGCGACGCCGTGACGATCGACACGCCGCACGTCGAGGCGCTGCTTCGCGGTCGTGTCGTGATGGTGACGGGCGCTGGCGGCTCGATCGGTTCCGAGCTATGCCGGCAGATCCTGCGTTTTGCGCCAGCGCAACTCGTCGCGTTCGACCTGTCCGAGTACGCGATGTACCGCCTGACCGAGGAACTGCGCGAGCGCTTCCCCGATCAGCCGGTCGTGCCGATCATCGGCGACGCGAAGGATTCTCTGCTGCTCGATCAGGTGATGTCCCGCCACGTGCCGCATATCGTGTTTCATGCGGCGGCATACAAGCACGTGCCGCTGATGGAGGAGCACAACGCATGGCAGGCGCTGCGCAACAACGTGCTCGGCACGTATCGCGTGGCCCGTGCGGCGATCCGCCACGACGTGCGTCACTTCGTGCTGATCTCGACCGACAAGGCGGTCAATCCGACCAACGTGATGGGCGCGAGCAAGCGCCTCGCGGAAATGGCCTGCCAGGCGTTGCAGCAGACGAGCGGGCGCACTCAATTCGAAACCGTGCGTTTCGGCAACGTGCTGGGCAGCGCGGGCAGCGTGATTCCGAAGTTCCAGCAGCAGATCGCGAAGGGCGGCCCGGTGACGGTCACGCATCCGCAGATCACGCGCTTCTTCATGACGATCCCGGAGGCGTCGCAACTCGTGCTGCAGGCGTCGAGCATGGGGCACGGCGGAGAGATCTTCATTCTCGACATGGGCGAGCCGGTGAAGATCGTCGATCTCGCATGCGACCTGATCCGCCTGTACGGTTTCTCGGAAGATCAGATCCAGATCGAGTTCACCGGGCTGCGGCCCGGCGAGAAGCTCTACGAGGAGCTGCTCGCGGACGACGAGACAACGACGCGCACCCCGCATCCGAAACTGCGGATCGCGCGTGCGCGGGAAGTACCGGACAATTTCCTCGACGAGCTGCTGCCGTGGCTGATGCAGCATCGTGTCCTGCCCGATGACGAAGTGCGGCGAGACCTGCGGCGCTGGGTGCCGGAATACCAAACGGCCGTGCCCCCGACGCTGCAGAGCGTGCCATCGGTGCGCGTCGTATCGAACGGGTAA